In Halobacterium sp. R2-5, one DNA window encodes the following:
- a CDS encoding asparaginase produces MEIVVLSTGGTIASTSGEDGATPAKSGEQLVSAVPEVTGYANVTVKQVERTLSFEMDVTTLESIAERVADLDDDPEVDAVVLTHGTDTLEETAFYLDAAVAPGTPVFLTGAQRRPDELSPDGPANLRTAFRAAREFADRDCGGVFVAFNEEIHAARYVTKAHTSKLEAFGSPGAGPVGTVERDTVRVIREPTSETPTVPARSLAADVYVVQSGTAVSADLLDAALQRDADGVVIEGTGLGNVTASLGDTIADATEHVPVVVTSRCFDGSVAPVYGGDGGGETLRRHGAIFASNLPAHKARLALQLALSAYDDHGEIRELFAAFG; encoded by the coding sequence ATGGAAATCGTCGTTCTCAGTACGGGCGGCACAATCGCGAGCACGTCCGGCGAAGACGGGGCGACACCAGCGAAATCGGGGGAGCAACTCGTTTCAGCCGTTCCCGAAGTCACGGGGTACGCGAACGTCACCGTCAAACAGGTCGAACGAACGCTGAGCTTCGAGATGGACGTCACGACGCTCGAATCTATCGCCGAACGAGTGGCAGATCTCGACGACGACCCGGAAGTGGACGCAGTGGTGCTCACGCACGGTACAGACACGCTCGAAGAGACCGCCTTCTATCTCGACGCCGCTGTCGCGCCGGGGACGCCGGTGTTCCTGACCGGAGCGCAGCGCCGACCGGACGAGCTGAGTCCCGACGGTCCCGCGAACCTCCGCACGGCGTTTCGGGCTGCACGCGAGTTCGCTGACCGGGACTGCGGCGGCGTGTTCGTCGCCTTCAACGAGGAAATCCACGCAGCCCGCTACGTGACGAAAGCGCACACGTCGAAGCTCGAGGCGTTCGGATCGCCCGGTGCGGGCCCCGTTGGGACCGTCGAACGCGACACCGTCCGCGTCATCAGGGAGCCGACGAGCGAAACGCCAACGGTCCCCGCGAGGTCCCTCGCAGCAGATGTCTACGTGGTGCAGAGCGGCACCGCGGTCAGCGCCGACCTGCTGGACGCCGCACTGCAGCGAGACGCCGACGGCGTAGTCATCGAGGGAACTGGATTGGGGAACGTCACGGCGAGCCTCGGCGACACTATCGCGGACGCCACCGAGCACGTACCCGTGGTTGTCACCTCACGCTGTTTCGACGGGTCTGTTGCACCAGTATACGGCGGCGACGGCGGCGGCGAGACGCTCCGCCGGCACGGCGCTATCTTCGCGTCGAATCTGCCCGCACACAAGGCACGACTCGCTCTACAGCTGGCGCTATCGGCGTACGACGACCACGGGGAAATCCGGGAGTTATTCGCGGCGTTCGGCTAG
- a CDS encoding divalent metal cation transporter — MSNVQLTDNSFRYVRNLLRSYGMGLIFAANIFGAGSIYILSNVGVSFRFTLLWVLPLSLGVGLVVHEMSARLAVLDQPLMGYIRDVIGAPAAKAFAVFIAVIMHLWSVANYALTGAALAYLTPLDNVLIATILSGAAGIALIELRVYQRIETVIAVLVLAVFGSYLAIFLGIDVPAADVARGLVPTIRTDMEYLAMIMALVGTTIYYPNFFIQTSMNQAKDFDTLSQYRRDHTVGLIAAVLMSIAVLLVAAITVPSGVVSLVDPARPLVEELGPWALTVFIVGAGAASFSSATGTLFGAGFMVPQAFGHDTVFGDRLFRIVVNGLIVLSLLLTVPILAFTDFSAVQLALVVPAVNGVIGLPVTVLALYGAMHRYYNPTLTENVIFGGIVILTFLLALLTGKSLTELITTLV; from the coding sequence ATGAGTAACGTCCAGTTGACCGACAACTCGTTCCGATATGTACGGAATCTGCTTCGGAGTTACGGCATGGGACTGATATTTGCAGCGAACATCTTCGGCGCTGGGTCGATCTACATTCTCTCTAACGTCGGCGTATCGTTCCGGTTCACACTCCTGTGGGTCCTCCCACTCTCCCTTGGAGTCGGTCTCGTAGTCCACGAGATGTCCGCACGGCTGGCCGTGCTCGATCAGCCACTCATGGGGTACATCCGTGACGTGATCGGGGCGCCTGCCGCGAAGGCGTTCGCAGTGTTCATCGCGGTTATCATGCACCTCTGGAGCGTGGCGAACTACGCGCTGACAGGGGCCGCTCTTGCGTATCTCACCCCGCTCGACAACGTTCTAATCGCCACCATCCTCAGTGGTGCCGCCGGAATCGCACTCATCGAACTCCGCGTCTATCAGCGGATCGAGACGGTCATCGCAGTTCTCGTCCTCGCGGTCTTCGGGTCGTATCTCGCGATCTTCCTCGGCATCGACGTCCCGGCCGCCGACGTCGCCCGGGGGTTGGTCCCGACGATTCGGACCGATATGGAATATCTCGCGATGATCATGGCGCTGGTCGGCACGACAATCTACTACCCGAACTTCTTCATCCAGACGAGCATGAACCAGGCAAAGGATTTCGACACCCTCAGCCAGTACCGACGGGACCACACCGTCGGCCTGATTGCGGCCGTCCTGATGAGTATCGCCGTGCTGCTCGTCGCCGCGATCACGGTTCCGTCCGGCGTGGTCTCGCTCGTCGATCCGGCTCGGCCACTCGTGGAGGAGCTCGGCCCCTGGGCACTAACCGTGTTCATCGTCGGGGCCGGGGCAGCCTCCTTTTCCAGCGCGACCGGCACTCTGTTCGGGGCCGGGTTCATGGTCCCCCAGGCGTTCGGCCACGACACCGTATTCGGCGACCGTCTGTTCCGCATCGTCGTCAATGGTCTGATTGTCCTGTCGTTGCTCCTCACCGTACCGATACTCGCGTTCACCGACTTCTCGGCGGTGCAACTGGCACTCGTGGTACCCGCTGTGAACGGCGTTATCGGACTGCCGGTGACGGTGCTGGCACTCTACGGCGCAATGCACCGGTACTACAATCCCACACTTACAGAAAATGTTATATTCGGCGGCATCGTGATTCTCACGTTCCTCTTAGCACTCCTGACGGGCAAGTCGTTGACCGAGTTGATCACAACGCTTGTCTGA
- a CDS encoding inorganic phosphate transporter, which produces MSETVFVITIVMAFAAGLFMAWAIGAVAIGGGAFAPAVGANVIPVQRAAYLLGIVGFAGALVQGASVTETVGRGLVLGTSTTPLAASIAILLSALLMALGAFGRYPIPAAFTVTGAMVGAGLALGGSPAWRLYGQFAALWVVAPVLVGALSYAIARLLAWNRLLPRYSVTIIVAAVFLVFPLLEFPFLGPVDESHSLATAVAVWTPSLSGVLWVGVPVAFTVGGAALAYRTVLRHGERETNRRLLIWLGMLVAFSGAGNQIGLAIGPLLPLLDSMSVSASPVLVVASFVLVVGAWSGAPRLIEAVGREYATLSLSRSVAALVPSFLVAQVGILYGVPVSFNEIIISAIVGSGLAEGGRDEVRARKLALTVVAWVTSLVGAFIGTYGLVSLLASRGLT; this is translated from the coding sequence ATGAGCGAAACAGTGTTCGTGATCACCATCGTGATGGCGTTCGCCGCAGGGCTGTTCATGGCGTGGGCGATCGGCGCCGTCGCCATCGGTGGCGGCGCGTTCGCCCCGGCCGTCGGAGCGAACGTCATCCCGGTCCAGCGCGCCGCGTACCTGCTCGGCATCGTCGGGTTCGCGGGGGCACTCGTCCAAGGGGCGAGCGTGACCGAGACGGTCGGTCGCGGACTCGTCCTCGGCACGTCGACGACGCCGCTGGCCGCGAGCATCGCCATCCTCCTCTCGGCGCTCCTGATGGCGCTCGGCGCGTTCGGCCGGTACCCGATTCCGGCGGCGTTCACCGTCACCGGCGCGATGGTCGGTGCTGGACTCGCGCTCGGGGGGTCGCCCGCTTGGAGACTGTACGGACAGTTCGCGGCTCTCTGGGTCGTCGCACCCGTGCTCGTCGGTGCACTCTCGTACGCCATCGCGCGGCTCCTCGCCTGGAATCGCCTGTTGCCACGGTACAGCGTCACGATAATCGTCGCAGCTGTGTTCCTAGTTTTCCCCCTACTGGAGTTTCCATTCCTCGGCCCGGTAGATGAGAGCCACTCGTTGGCTACAGCCGTTGCCGTGTGGACACCATCCCTGTCTGGGGTGCTCTGGGTTGGGGTGCCGGTCGCGTTCACCGTCGGCGGAGCCGCGCTGGCCTACCGAACGGTCCTGCGCCACGGCGAGCGCGAGACCAACCGACGATTGCTGATCTGGCTCGGGATGCTCGTCGCGTTCTCGGGGGCCGGTAACCAGATCGGGCTGGCGATCGGGCCGCTGTTGCCGCTGCTCGACTCGATGTCAGTCTCGGCGTCGCCCGTACTGGTGGTCGCGTCGTTCGTCCTCGTCGTCGGCGCGTGGTCGGGAGCGCCGCGGCTCATCGAGGCGGTCGGACGGGAGTACGCGACGTTGTCGCTCTCGCGGTCAGTTGCCGCGCTGGTGCCGTCGTTCCTCGTGGCACAGGTCGGCATCCTGTACGGCGTCCCGGTCTCGTTCAACGAGATCATCATCAGCGCCATCGTCGGCAGCGGTCTGGCCGAGGGCGGAAGGGACGAGGTGAGGGCACGCAAGCTCGCTCTCACGGTCGTCGCGTGGGTCACCTCGCTGGTCGGTGCCTTCATCGGTACATACGGACTCGTCTCCCTTCTCGCCAGCCGAGGGTTGACCTGA
- a CDS encoding universal stress protein, translating to MTVVSEDETDDQRRSAGDRLDAYTDSVADGSVEMSLVRSDDVVSTIAAESEAHELLVIGASERSLFKRFFSGSVPNKLRQETHAPMFVVGQ from the coding sequence CTGACAGTCGTCTCGGAGGACGAAACAGACGACCAGAGACGGAGCGCTGGCGACCGGCTGGATGCGTACACCGACAGTGTTGCTGACGGTTCGGTCGAGATGAGCCTCGTGCGCAGCGACGATGTCGTCTCGACGATAGCAGCGGAAAGCGAGGCACACGAACTCCTCGTCATTGGCGCGTCCGAGCGGTCACTGTTCAAGCGGTTTTTCAGCGGGTCGGTTCCCAACAAGCTCAGGCAAGAAACCCACGCACCGATGTTCGTCGTCGGCCAATAG